Within Scomber japonicus isolate fScoJap1 chromosome 1, fScoJap1.pri, whole genome shotgun sequence, the genomic segment TTTGTAAGAGAAACCACATAACTACTTCATAGATATTGGCATATTTGGAGTTGCAAGCATCCGCTATTCAATTCGGCTGGTTTACATCAAACAAAACTGGTAGGAAAAACCCaacttttattattgttgttgtcatttCACAGTTGCCTTGGTGTCTGCCGCAGTACCCAGAAAACACCCAATGACTGGTTCTTCATTATCAGACACGCAGCTTTTTATAGTTGATTATAAACAACATTAAACGAACATATTTTGAATTTGCCTCATTAGTCAGAATGACACATAATTAACAgtgttgtgtttctttcagGGATCTCAGGCTATAACTCACCTAGAGGCGGATTGCTTGTGTTGATGATGAGGTTTAACGCCATGCTGTGAAATCCCTCTTTCAACACAGGTGGTGAAGCCTTGTCACTGTCTCAGAGACCCAGATAAAAAGCCTGCAACAGCCGACACTTGTCTCCACAGTCCTGCACAGACCAGCGGCACGGTGCACAAGAGGAACTACTTCTTCTGCTTTACTGACTTCTAACAAACAGTTTATTGCTACTGCTCTACTGCCACCAGCTGTACAGTATGCATGACACAGGAGGACGGCAACAAATATCCAGACATTTTTTAAGATGTATACGAAATTCTCTGCTTTGCATAATAGTTTGTATCTGATGAAGTTTTGTTCAGTTCTGTGTGTTTAGTTAGTTGGTAGAAAAGTGTTTATTGATTGAAACAATACCATTGCAGACAGTTGGTGTGTCCTATATTTTGAATCCCCAATTTTGTGCATCACGCCATACACCACTTTGTGACCCCGGTACACCATATTTGTGCGCCTGTCACACCTTGTACCCCTGGCACACCATAGTACTTCATGCCAGAGCCACAGaccattttttattgtttaaccTTTTATGAACCTTCTGCTTAAAACCCAAAAACTCAGAAGAATTGTGGGGCCTGTTTTCAAAGTCAGAAATCACAcagaaaatcaagatcaagtgAGCTTTTGTTCTTTTGCACAGGAGGTTTCTGTACTCCCTGAGCTTGTCTTAGGACACGTGCGTTACCGTTTGATAGGTGTACCACCCCAGTCAAGCTTCCCACCTAACACTGTCCCTGAGGCAGGTAGCCCATGGTCTTTTTTAACTAAATCAATTTTAACATACCCTACTGGAACTGGGATAACCCCAGCTGCTGACCCCAAACATGCCCTCCAGTTGAGCTTTGTTAAAAGATTTAAAGTTTACGCATACCAATTACATGACCATGAAAGagtcctgtgttgtttttttcatcactACCTCCCCAAGATGAGAGAGTGGGTGATTTCCCCACTTGTTGTCTTCCTTGGATATGATTCCTGTTTCTCCGGAGTAAAACCCTGGTAAAAAATTCCTGGTTACCTGTAACCATGGTGGGCAAGAGATACCACAAGAAGATGAAAACAGATGAACATGAAAAGGCTGTCTCTCACTGGGGTAAATGGCAGGGAAAAATAGAATACACAACCCCACAGTTCATTAAAGGTGCATAAACCAAAGAAAACCTCAAGCAATAATCCCCCCACTTCTTCAAAACGCTAAACCACattttgtgatgaaaaaaatcttaataggtttatcgtCTCTCATGTTAAAACAGCAGATGAAGCCCCCCGTATTCACCCACCGACTCACATCACACCCCCAGTAGGCTGTAGGGTGTAAACACCCGTTTCATTTTGgagctaaagaaaaaaaagggactgGCTCTCTCAGATATCACTCTGAGAGACTGTTAGTTTCTGTGTGTCTTTACAGTAGTTTCCACCATTAGATTAGGTGCCAGCAGGAAAGTTTGTGTGGTTGTTGTGGTCTGTGGATCCCTGCATGGCTGTGAGTGTTTGTGCTACATGTAACAAACATGTAAATAGACAAATAGATGGAAATAACACAACAATAATCATTTTTCACTGACtttattaaagacattttagacAACTTTTAGACGTCATCTTACTCTCTATTGTCTGAACATATTGAAAGAATTTGGTGACAAGAACTGAAAGGTCATAATAGCTTTAGTTTTCCTAAATAATATCTTTGGCTGTGAAGGGGTCAGCAGGTCAGCAGTGTTGTTAGCATCTGTAGAGCAGGTTGATCCTTTTGACGTCCCAGCCTGACATGCCTCGCCTCTGACCGATCCGGGTGTTGGCGTTGGGGATGGGGGTGATGGTGTCCCTGCCGTTGATGGAGAAGGCTGTTCTTCCATAGTGCATGATGGAGGAGTAGTCGTAAGGAGTGTTCAGGTTGTTGGTGTTCTGCTTGTGGAAGTTGTAGGCCATGGCTCGGTTCATGTTCTGCCAGTTGATCTTTACGTAGCCATCACGGTCGCTCCTGGTCTGCTCATGCTGGAAGCCCAGAGCGTGGATAATCTCGTGCTGGATGATGCCGTGGTACATGCAGCCCTGCTTGTTGATAGAGAGCACCTGCATGCCTCCTGATCTGCCCAGAGCTGAGAAGCATCCACCTCTGCTCTCGATGCTGAGGAAGTCGCGCTCCCTCCCACGGGGGACGAAGCGGATGCAGGTACTGCTGTGGAAGCCTCTCATGGCTCTCTCGATTGTCTGCCTCTCATAGCTGCTGAACTGACCACTGATAGCGAAAGGGACCACCACCTGGCCATTACGGGCCTTCCTCCACATGCAGCTCTGGGACCAGCATCGTATGGCGTTTCTGGTTTTGGGAGCCAGCAGGTCTCCTTCCAGCAGTGTCTCATCGGTGGCGTTGTTAGACATCAGAATTCTGGTGCCGATGTCAACAGTGTCATCATTCACCTCGTCTTCGATGTCTTCCTCCTGGAGAGGACCTTCTCCACTGATTTCCTCCTCGATAGGATTTGCCTGAGAGAggccgagcagcagcagcagcagcaggctgacAGAGGGACTCATCTTCATCGTGGGTCTGGTGTCTGTGGAGCTTCTGTGGAGAGCTGCTGTGGAGAGACTCCTTGAAGCTTGATGTCTGACTCAGGTCAGTCCAGGGTCTTTATACTCTCCTCCACAGGTGTGTCTGCAGAGAATTATGGGTTGGGGTCCACACTGTTAGGCCTAAACAAACCTCTGAAGGGAGGACTCCACAGACAAACCTACTTTTTAAACATGGTTTGTTATGTCTGGCCATTATTGATGAACAAGGGTGGGACATGTTTTTCTAAACATTTCATATGGTCATCAGTTTAAGCTGACTAATGTATATTTTTACGTTGTTGcgatatttatttgtatatttaattaaataccTTATTTCTTATCAGAAAAATGTATCTGCTGATTTACAGACATCTCTTTCACAATGTCAGTTCATAGCAAAAAGTCTTTTGGACCCAATAGcattatgtaatgtaattacataGTTCGCCGCTAtgtcatattagcttcaaagcCTGGCGCTCTTCTTGGGGGCTTGGTTCCCGACCGGCCCctagactttacattgttatttgatgtgtgtgtgacaccGCACATGGTAGCACTTGAAGAAAGGACAATTGTCATGCTGTGAGCAGTTCACATTTATGGTGTGACTGTTTACATGTAATAGTGTCATATCCAATGCGGGGGCTCTGAACAGCTGACAAATATTTTCAATTACATTATTTCTGTTGGTGGGATGCTTATGAGTCAGTTCATTGCAGAGAAATGCGTAATTACATTTTCAGAGTTAAAGTTGAGTGAATCCTCAACTTTAGGTTTAAAGCAAACATACTTTGGGTTCATTAACATCCCCTATGTGACATGTTGAATGATTTGAAATGAGTGTCAGTGTCTTAAACTTCTGAAATTAGCTTGAAGTGAATGTTTGTGGATTTATGTTGCCCAAAGAATTAAAAAGTGTATGTATGGTGTAACCTGATTTAATTGCACCATGTAATGGTGGCTATTGAGTCAGCACAGATGCTGTAAAGTTGTACTTGAACAAATATGAATGTTCACTTTGTTTAAAGAGTGTGGTGGATCAGACTTTGAGTTAAAGGGAGAAACCACACTATTGGACTtgactaaaacaaaacaaggacaGTAAACCAAACCACAAATATTGaaacaaatagacacacactaGGGACTATGGGGGCATTTTTGAGTTGAGAGAGACTTTAAAAAGgcataaataaaactaaaacaaaacaactcttAAAAGAGTCTTGAATgcatttatgtaaaaatagtctCAATGCTTAACATTTTCaattcaagtcaagtcagtttgGTTCAGTCAATGTAAACTCAGTCTGACAAAATGTCAACTTTGACATGATATCAtgtaaaatgtagttaaaaaatGCTTGAATTATCAAGCACAAGGTTTATGGCAGAGAGTAACTATGTTAGAATAGTGCTCAATATAATTCATGATGCTGCATTACTTAATCTGATGAATTCATCCAGAGTCTGAGCCTTATCCTGTCATGTGTTTTCTTGTCAGGCTATCCTGCACTGTGTGACAAATTCGAATGTGGTTgaattgatattgatattaacATTCAACCCTTGCATATTGTTCAGGGTCAAAATTGAccatcctccttttttctttcttttatttttcatttatttattttttaccataTGAGAGCAGTTAAAATCAAATTTAGatagacttttcctaatgtgacccacagtatacaaaaatggaaataaagtgCTTTTTTGTTTAAGCAGCTGATTTTATAGATGCAAATGTAGTAGTTTAATCTGTGTTATCAAACAAATCccaaatcagcattcaaacatgtttgctgtattcatcatattctataaaatgatCTCCTGGattataaaatagtgattgtcaatgtcttttttccccacaaCATTAATCAAAAAGAACTAAATTgatattaatcaaacatttattaatgactgatggggaatttatgaatgtgaatggtgtagagactaattatgagtcacaatatgaacagtatgtaagggttaaggtaCTTAGCTTAGAGATGGGAAATTGAAAGTGTCAGGAAAATCCTTTTCCTATATTATGTAATAATtggtaaaataacataattctCCATTTAATGtgacaaaataagacaacaataattagacatttttcactgattttattaaagacattttagacAACTTTTAGACTTCATCTTGCGCTCTACTATCTGAATATATTGAAATAATTTGGTAACAAGAACTGAAAGGTCATAATAGCTTTTGTTTTCCTAAATAATATCTTTGGCTGTGAAGGGGTCAGCAGGTCAGCAGTGTTGTTAGCATCTGTAGAGCAGGTTGATCCTTTTGACGTCCCAGCCTGACATGCCTCGCCTCTGACCGAT encodes:
- the LOC128380697 gene encoding high choriolytic enzyme 1-like; its protein translation is MKMSPSVSLLLLLLLGLSQANPIEEEISGEGPLQEEDIEDEVNDDTVDIGTRILMSNNATDETLLEGDLLAPKTRNAIRCWSQSCMWRKARNGQVVVPFAISGQFSSYERQTIERAMRGFHSSTCIRFVPRGRERDFLSIESRGGCFSALGRSGGMQVLSINKQGCMYHGIIQHEIIHALGFQHEQTRSDRDGYVKINWQNMNRAMAYNFHKQNTNNLNTPYDYSSIMHYGRTAFSINGRDTITPIPNANTRIGQRRGMSGWDVKRINLLYRC